The Aureimonas mangrovi genome includes a region encoding these proteins:
- the serB gene encoding phosphoserine phosphatase SerB has protein sequence MFVATLISARNDPRVNRTLASEAVDRAGVGDVHWLEDGVACDIVIEQPMTSDIVDSLHRLAREEAVDCVVQQLAGRRKRLLLADMDSTMIEQECIDELADALGIKDKVAGITARAMNGEIAFEPALRERVALLRDLPVSVIDEVIEKRITLAEGGRELVATMRLNGARTALVSGGFTAFTSVIAERLGFDENRANTLNATDGKLDGTVGEPILGAQAKLDALNAIAEEHGLRLADTMAVGDGANDLPMILAAGSGVAIHAKPTVAAKAPFRIDHGDLTALLFMQGYRARDFHTR, from the coding sequence ATGTTCGTCGCCACGCTGATCTCCGCCCGAAACGATCCGCGCGTGAACCGCACGCTCGCATCCGAAGCCGTTGATCGCGCCGGCGTCGGCGACGTCCACTGGCTGGAAGACGGCGTCGCATGCGACATCGTCATCGAGCAGCCGATGACGTCCGACATCGTCGACAGCCTGCACCGGCTCGCGCGCGAGGAGGCGGTCGACTGCGTGGTGCAGCAGCTGGCCGGCCGGCGCAAGCGCCTTCTCCTCGCCGACATGGATTCCACGATGATCGAGCAGGAGTGCATCGACGAACTGGCGGACGCGCTGGGCATCAAGGACAAGGTCGCCGGAATCACTGCGCGCGCCATGAACGGCGAGATCGCCTTCGAGCCGGCCCTTCGCGAGCGCGTGGCGCTCCTGCGCGACCTGCCCGTCTCCGTCATCGACGAGGTGATCGAAAAGCGCATCACGCTGGCCGAGGGCGGGCGCGAACTCGTGGCCACGATGCGCTTGAACGGCGCGCGCACCGCGCTCGTCTCCGGTGGCTTCACCGCCTTCACCTCGGTGATCGCGGAGCGGCTCGGCTTCGACGAAAACCGCGCCAACACGCTGAACGCCACGGACGGCAAGCTCGACGGAACGGTCGGCGAGCCGATCCTCGGTGCACAGGCCAAGCTGGACGCCCTCAATGCCATCGCGGAGGAGCATGGGCTGCGGCTCGCGGACACGATGGCTGTGGGCGACGGCGCGAACGATCTGCCGATGATCCTTGCCGCCGGCTCGGGCGTCGCGATCCACGCCAAGCCGACCGTCGCGGCCAAGGCGCCGTTTCGCATTGATCACGGCGACCTGACCGCCCTCCTGTTCATGCAGGGCTACCGCGCACGGGACTTCCACACGCGCTGA
- the miaA gene encoding tRNA (adenosine(37)-N6)-dimethylallyltransferase MiaA, whose product MKNAVGPSAILIAGPTASGKSALAVELARAFGGEVVNADSMQVYDGLRILSARPEPSDMGGVLHHLYGHRDPAAPYSAGDWSREVAALLPEITSRGAIPVFCGGTGLYFTALEGGLGDKPVVPEAARTFWRARMAQEGPARLHAVLAERDPEAASRIRASDPQRITRALELSEAVTPPGSLTTKALIPAGRVRRIVIAPPRDLLRERIAARFDAMLAAGAMEEALAFAARPGAMDGLAAKAIGLTELVAAQAGKVTPEAARAAAITRTRQYAKRQETWFRNQFGPEWQRIESAEAALLEL is encoded by the coding sequence TTGAAGAACGCGGTAGGGCCGAGCGCCATCCTGATAGCCGGGCCGACAGCCAGCGGCAAATCCGCACTCGCCGTCGAACTCGCGCGCGCGTTCGGAGGAGAGGTCGTCAACGCAGATTCCATGCAGGTCTATGACGGTCTGCGCATTCTCTCCGCGCGGCCCGAGCCGTCCGACATGGGCGGCGTGCTCCATCATCTCTACGGGCACCGCGATCCGGCGGCGCCCTACTCGGCGGGCGACTGGTCTCGCGAGGTGGCCGCGCTCCTGCCCGAAATCACTTCGAGGGGAGCAATCCCCGTCTTCTGCGGCGGCACGGGGCTTTACTTCACGGCGCTCGAGGGTGGTCTCGGCGACAAGCCTGTCGTCCCCGAGGCGGCTCGCACGTTCTGGCGGGCCCGGATGGCGCAGGAGGGGCCGGCCAGGCTCCACGCCGTTCTCGCCGAGCGCGATCCGGAAGCGGCATCCAGAATTCGCGCGAGCGACCCTCAACGGATCACACGCGCTCTCGAACTGAGCGAGGCCGTCACGCCGCCGGGCAGTTTGACAACCAAAGCGCTGATCCCGGCCGGTCGCGTGCGCCGGATCGTTATCGCACCGCCACGCGATCTTCTGCGCGAGCGCATCGCGGCGAGGTTCGACGCGATGCTGGCGGCGGGCGCGATGGAGGAGGCGCTCGCCTTCGCCGCACGTCCCGGCGCAATGGACGGGCTCGCCGCCAAGGCCATCGGGCTGACCGAACTCGTGGCGGCGCAGGCGGGTAAAGTGACGCCGGAGGCGGCACGCGCGGCTGCGATCACCCGAACGCGGCAATACGCCAAGCGTCAGGAAACGTGGTTTCGCAACCAGTTTGGCCCCGAATGGCAGCGGATCGAAAGCGCCGAGGCGGCTCTTCTGGAACTCTGA
- a CDS encoding DUF1206 domain-containing protein: MIDAVPNDHREALEKAARLGYLARALVFFTIGYFAFRSAFAAGEIMNEREAIREIVSTPVGGVMLVLLVLALPSFAIWRFLQAFLDADGYGTDARGLATRAGRFLSGCIYLFLTIYAGSLLFGLSSASGEGGSAGVVEAWAPVFGPWFTIPIGIVLLGVAAAHLKKAWSGDFLRFLSLPPKHAGWMIRVCQAGLSARAIVFAALAILFFTSVARWSPEDTPGIQDALYQISTWPFGGPLLAATGVGLIAFAAYCLLLARFGHIRVPDLDPGQAMAKLRA; the protein is encoded by the coding sequence ATGATCGACGCCGTTCCGAACGACCATCGCGAGGCGTTAGAGAAGGCGGCGCGCCTCGGCTATCTGGCTCGCGCGCTCGTCTTCTTTACCATCGGCTACTTCGCTTTCCGTTCGGCCTTCGCCGCCGGTGAGATCATGAACGAGCGCGAGGCGATCCGAGAGATCGTGAGCACCCCGGTCGGCGGTGTCATGCTGGTGCTTCTGGTCCTCGCGCTGCCGTCCTTTGCGATCTGGCGTTTCCTCCAGGCCTTCCTCGATGCCGACGGATACGGGACGGACGCCAGGGGGCTCGCGACGCGCGCCGGCCGTTTCCTTTCCGGCTGCATCTATCTCTTTCTCACCATCTATGCCGGTTCGTTGCTCTTCGGCCTGTCGTCGGCCAGCGGGGAGGGCGGCTCCGCCGGCGTCGTCGAGGCCTGGGCGCCGGTCTTCGGCCCATGGTTCACGATCCCGATCGGCATCGTTCTTCTCGGCGTTGCCGCTGCGCATCTCAAGAAGGCTTGGAGCGGGGATTTCCTGCGCTTCCTGTCGCTGCCGCCGAAGCATGCCGGGTGGATGATCCGTGTCTGTCAGGCCGGACTCTCCGCTCGCGCGATCGTCTTCGCGGCGCTGGCGATCCTGTTCTTCACCAGCGTCGCCCGTTGGTCGCCGGAGGACACACCGGGCATCCAGGATGCGCTTTACCAGATTTCGACATGGCCGTTCGGTGGTCCGCTGCTGGCTGCCACCGGCGTAGGTCTGATCGCCTTCGCTGCCTACTGCCTGCTCCTCGCGCGCTTCGGGCACATTCGCGTGCCGGACCTCGATCCGGGGCAGGCGATGGCGAAACTGCGTGCCTGA
- a CDS encoding acetolactate synthase 3 large subunit, producing MDDRTIDTGIRQMTGAQMVVQAMKDHGVAHLFGYPGGAVLPIYDAIFQQSDVEHILVRHEQGAGHAAEGYARSTGKPGVVLVTSGPGATNMVTPLQDALMDSIPLVCITGQVPTPLIGSDAFQECDTVGITRPCTKHNWLVKDVEDLAEILHEAFHVATTGRPGPVVVDIPKNVQFATGTYTPPPSATARQRYQPKLDADAGRIRAAVELMASARKPIFYTGGGVINAGPEASRLLRELVAATGFPITSTLMGLGAYPASGDKWLGMLGMHGTYEANLAMHDCDVMVCIGARFDDRITGRLDAFSPNSKKIHIDIDPSQINKTVRVDLPIIGDVAHVLRDLLAAWTETGAKADAQALAAWHGRIDDWRARNCLAFHQEGDVIMPQQAIKRLYELTKDRDTYITTEVGQHQMWAAQFYGFEEPNRWMTSGGLGTMGYGLPAALGVQIAHPDALVIDIAGDASVQMTMQEMSTAVQFGAPIKIFILNNQYMGMVRQWQQLLHGNRLSHSYSEALPDFVKLAEAYGGVGLRVEKAGDLDGAIQEMIDVKRPVIFDCCVQNLTNCFPMIPSGKAHNEILLPDEASDERVANAIDAKGKALV from the coding sequence ATGGACGACAGGACGATCGATACCGGCATTCGCCAGATGACGGGCGCACAGATGGTGGTCCAGGCGATGAAGGACCACGGCGTCGCGCATCTCTTCGGCTATCCCGGCGGGGCCGTCCTGCCGATCTACGACGCGATCTTCCAGCAGAGTGACGTCGAGCACATCCTCGTGCGCCACGAGCAAGGCGCGGGCCACGCTGCCGAGGGTTATGCGCGCTCCACCGGCAAGCCGGGCGTCGTTCTCGTCACGTCCGGGCCGGGTGCGACGAACATGGTCACGCCGCTGCAGGATGCGCTGATGGATTCCATTCCGCTCGTGTGCATCACCGGGCAGGTGCCGACGCCGCTGATCGGCTCGGATGCCTTTCAGGAATGCGACACGGTCGGCATCACGCGACCCTGCACCAAGCACAACTGGCTGGTGAAGGACGTCGAGGATCTCGCCGAGATCCTGCACGAGGCATTCCATGTCGCCACTACGGGACGGCCTGGGCCGGTCGTCGTCGACATCCCGAAGAACGTCCAGTTCGCGACGGGCACCTACACGCCGCCGCCGTCCGCGACAGCGCGCCAGCGCTACCAGCCGAAGCTCGACGCCGACGCGGGCCGGATCCGTGCCGCCGTCGAACTGATGGCCTCGGCGAGGAAGCCGATCTTTTATACGGGCGGCGGCGTCATCAATGCCGGGCCAGAGGCCTCGCGCCTCCTGAGGGAACTGGTGGCGGCGACGGGCTTCCCGATCACCTCGACCCTGATGGGGCTCGGCGCCTATCCGGCGAGCGGCGACAAATGGCTCGGCATGCTCGGCATGCACGGCACCTACGAGGCCAACCTCGCCATGCACGATTGCGACGTGATGGTCTGCATCGGCGCGCGTTTCGACGACCGCATCACCGGCCGGCTCGATGCCTTCTCGCCGAACTCGAAGAAGATCCATATCGACATCGATCCCTCGCAGATCAACAAGACGGTGCGCGTGGACCTGCCGATCATCGGCGATGTCGCGCATGTCCTGAGGGATCTCCTCGCGGCCTGGACGGAAACCGGCGCGAAAGCGGATGCGCAGGCGCTGGCCGCGTGGCACGGTCGCATCGACGACTGGCGCGCGCGCAACTGCCTCGCCTTCCATCAGGAGGGCGATGTGATCATGCCGCAGCAGGCGATCAAGCGGCTGTACGAGCTGACGAAGGACCGCGACACCTACATCACCACGGAAGTCGGCCAGCATCAGATGTGGGCCGCACAGTTCTACGGCTTCGAGGAACCCAACCGCTGGATGACCTCGGGCGGGCTCGGCACCATGGGCTACGGGCTGCCCGCCGCGCTCGGCGTGCAGATCGCTCACCCGGACGCACTGGTGATCGACATCGCGGGCGATGCCTCGGTGCAGATGACGATGCAGGAGATGTCGACGGCCGTGCAGTTCGGCGCACCGATCAAGATTTTCATCCTTAACAACCAGTACATGGGCATGGTGCGGCAGTGGCAGCAGCTCCTGCACGGCAATCGCCTTTCGCACTCCTATTCCGAGGCGCTGCCGGACTTCGTGAAGCTCGCCGAAGCCTATGGCGGCGTCGGGCTGCGCGTGGAGAAGGCCGGCGATCTTGACGGCGCGATCCAGGAAATGATCGACGTGAAGCGGCCGGTGATCTTCGACTGCTGCGTGCAGAACCTCACCAATTGCTTCCCGATGATTCCGAGCGGCAAGGCGCACAACGAAATCCTTCTGCCCGACGAGGCGAGTGACGAGCGCGTCGCCAACGCCATCGACGCCAAGGGCAAGGCGCTGGTCTGA
- the ilvN gene encoding acetolactate synthase small subunit produces MSNALQPPASAYFITDEKPADEARTLAIIVDNEPGVLARVIGLFSGRGYNIESLTVSETEHAKHLSRITIVTRGAPPVIEQLKSQLDRIVPVHRVVDLTLDARRSAEDGPIERELALVKVAGTGDNRVEALRLADAFRAKVIDSTIEHFVFEITGKSSKIEKFIAIMSPIGLIEVCRTGVAAMSRGKDGMLDA; encoded by the coding sequence ATGAGCAACGCCCTGCAGCCGCCTGCCTCCGCCTATTTCATCACCGACGAGAAGCCGGCCGACGAGGCGCGCACGCTCGCGATCATCGTCGACAACGAACCGGGCGTGCTGGCCCGCGTCATCGGCCTCTTCTCGGGGCGCGGCTACAATATCGAGAGCCTGACGGTCTCCGAGACCGAGCACGCCAAGCATCTGTCTCGCATCACCATCGTCACGCGCGGCGCGCCGCCAGTGATCGAGCAGCTGAAAAGCCAGCTCGACCGGATCGTGCCCGTCCACCGCGTCGTCGACCTGACGCTCGATGCGCGCCGTTCCGCCGAAGATGGGCCGATCGAGCGCGAACTCGCCCTCGTCAAGGTGGCGGGCACCGGCGACAATCGCGTCGAGGCGCTGCGTCTCGCCGACGCCTTCCGAGCCAAGGTCATCGATTCGACGATCGAGCATTTCGTCTTCGAGATCACCGGCAAGTCCTCGAAGATCGAGAAGTTCATCGCGATCATGTCGCCGATCGGTCTCATCGAGGTATGTCGCACTGGGGTCGCCGCGATGAGCCGCGGCAAGGATGGCATGCTCGACGCCTGA
- a CDS encoding LysE family translocator encodes MAYELFLALATFAFVGSVTPGPNNFMLMTSGVNFGFRRTVPHMFGIAFGFCVLLLAVGFGLGALLHAYPALEMAMKIASAAYLAWLAWKIAFSSALGKVEKAQARPMTFMEAAVFQWINPKAWAMALVAMGAYASAESPIVSVLLVAATVTIVGFPSVSIWTGFGMALRRFLEDQRRLRIFNIVMGVLLLLTIWPLVAN; translated from the coding sequence ATGGCTTACGAGCTCTTTCTCGCGCTAGCGACCTTCGCCTTCGTCGGTTCGGTCACGCCGGGGCCGAACAACTTCATGCTGATGACGTCGGGCGTGAACTTCGGATTCCGCCGGACGGTGCCGCACATGTTCGGTATCGCCTTCGGCTTTTGCGTGCTCCTGCTTGCCGTCGGCTTCGGCCTCGGCGCGCTTCTCCATGCGTACCCGGCGCTGGAGATGGCGATGAAGATCGCGAGCGCGGCCTATCTCGCCTGGCTGGCCTGGAAGATCGCGTTCTCCAGCGCGCTCGGGAAGGTGGAGAAGGCCCAGGCTCGGCCCATGACCTTCATGGAAGCCGCCGTCTTCCAGTGGATCAACCCGAAGGCCTGGGCGATGGCGCTCGTCGCGATGGGCGCCTATGCCAGTGCCGAATCGCCCATCGTTTCCGTGCTGCTGGTCGCGGCGACGGTGACGATCGTCGGCTTCCCCAGCGTGTCGATCTGGACCGGCTTCGGCATGGCGCTACGGCGCTTTCTGGAGGATCAGCGGCGGCTGCGGATCTTCAACATCGTCATGGGCGTGCTGCTGCTTCTGACCATCTGGCCACTCGTCGCCAACTGA
- a CDS encoding ATP-dependent DNA helicase, whose amino-acid sequence MIFSPQQDEALTRVAEWLKHPDQPVFRLFGYAGTGKTTLARHFAEGLDGQVQFAAFTGKAAQVLRSKGAKSAKTIHSLIYRPRGEETVSDETTGTARVSPAFSLNRQSPAAKAKLIVVDECSMVDEALGRDLMSFGTPILVLGDPAQLPPVSGGGFFTEAEPDFLLTEIHRQARDNPILEMASAVREGRDIDFGDYGTARVITKRQVERDAVLAADQVLVGTNRTRRLYNGRLRELKGFQGALPQAGDKLVCLRNDPAKGLLNGSLWQVLTASPEKVKPGTNLIVKPDDDIDRGAAKIKLLKAAFEDPTAEVPWATKKRFDDFDYGYALTVHKAQGSQWNDVMLFDESWAFRDTRERWLYTAITRAAEKLTIVR is encoded by the coding sequence ATGATATTCTCCCCGCAGCAGGACGAGGCGCTGACGCGCGTCGCCGAATGGCTCAAGCATCCCGATCAGCCGGTCTTTCGCCTGTTTGGCTATGCCGGCACGGGCAAGACGACGCTTGCCCGCCATTTCGCCGAAGGGCTGGATGGGCAGGTGCAGTTCGCCGCCTTCACCGGCAAGGCGGCACAGGTCCTTCGTTCGAAGGGTGCCAAGAGCGCCAAGACGATCCACTCGCTGATCTATCGTCCGCGAGGCGAGGAGACGGTGTCCGACGAGACGACGGGCACGGCACGTGTCTCCCCAGCCTTCTCGCTCAACCGGCAGAGCCCTGCCGCCAAGGCCAAGCTGATCGTCGTCGACGAATGCTCGATGGTCGACGAGGCGCTGGGCCGCGACCTGATGAGCTTCGGGACGCCGATCCTCGTCCTGGGCGACCCCGCTCAGCTTCCGCCCGTATCGGGCGGAGGCTTTTTCACGGAGGCCGAGCCCGATTTCCTCCTCACAGAAATCCACCGGCAGGCGCGCGACAACCCGATCCTCGAGATGGCGTCGGCCGTGCGCGAGGGACGCGACATCGACTTCGGCGACTACGGGACGGCGCGGGTCATCACGAAGCGGCAGGTCGAGCGTGACGCGGTTCTCGCGGCCGATCAGGTGCTCGTCGGGACCAATCGCACGCGGCGGCTCTACAACGGCCGGCTGCGCGAACTGAAAGGGTTTCAGGGCGCTCTGCCGCAGGCTGGCGACAAGCTCGTCTGCCTGCGCAACGATCCCGCCAAGGGCCTGCTGAACGGCTCTCTGTGGCAGGTGCTGACGGCCTCGCCCGAGAAGGTGAAGCCCGGCACGAACCTCATCGTGAAGCCGGACGACGACATCGATCGGGGCGCGGCCAAGATCAAGCTCCTGAAAGCGGCTTTCGAGGACCCCACGGCCGAGGTTCCCTGGGCGACGAAGAAGCGCTTCGACGATTTCGACTATGGCTATGCCCTGACGGTCCACAAGGCGCAGGGCTCGCAGTGGAACGACGTCATGCTGTTCGACGAGAGCTGGGCGTTCCGTGATACGCGCGAACGCTGGCTCTACACGGCGATCACGCGCGCGGCGGAGAAGCTGACGATCGTGCGCTAG
- a CDS encoding pyridoxine 5'-phosphate synthase, which translates to MSTVLSVNLNAVAMLRNRRDLPWPSVTGMGRIALAAGAAGLTVHPRPDERHIRFSDLPDLRALIDAEFPKAEFNIEGYPTPEFLDLALSVRPEQVTLVPDHPSQPTSDHGWNFAEHEAMLAPVVERLKKAGARVVLFADPDPKGFGIAAAMGVDRLELYTGPYGGTFADPTVAARELERLGRAGDEARALGLGLNAGHDLTVANLPALIERLPFIEEVSIGHGLTADALEYGMHATVGRFIVALSPR; encoded by the coding sequence ATGTCCACCGTCCTGTCCGTGAACCTCAACGCCGTCGCCATGCTGCGCAACCGCCGCGATCTGCCCTGGCCGAGCGTGACCGGCATGGGGCGGATCGCGCTGGCGGCCGGCGCTGCCGGGCTCACGGTGCATCCGCGACCGGACGAGCGTCATATCCGCTTCAGCGATCTTCCTGACCTTCGCGCGCTGATCGATGCCGAGTTCCCGAAAGCCGAGTTCAATATCGAGGGCTATCCGACGCCCGAGTTTCTGGACCTCGCCCTTTCGGTGAGGCCCGAACAGGTGACATTGGTGCCCGACCATCCATCCCAGCCGACATCGGATCACGGCTGGAACTTCGCCGAACACGAGGCGATGCTGGCACCGGTCGTCGAACGCTTGAAGAAGGCAGGCGCCCGCGTCGTGCTCTTCGCGGACCCCGACCCGAAGGGGTTCGGGATCGCGGCCGCGATGGGCGTCGACCGGCTGGAGCTCTACACCGGCCCTTATGGCGGCACCTTCGCCGATCCGACCGTCGCCGCGCGGGAGCTGGAACGCCTGGGCAGAGCGGGTGATGAGGCTCGCGCCCTCGGCCTCGGCCTGAACGCCGGCCACGATCTGACTGTCGCCAATCTGCCGGCGCTGATCGAGCGGCTGCCCTTCATCGAGGAAGTCTCGATCGGGCACGGACTGACGGCAGACGCGCTGGAATACGGCATGCACGCAACGGTCGGCCGGTTCATCGTGGCGCTGTCGCCGCGTTAA
- a CDS encoding TetR/AcrR family transcriptional regulator, giving the protein MSEAGGEGWSERQGEVLDAALSLLVSSGSGLTMAAVARRANCSKETLYKWFGGRDGLLTATVQRQASKVRAVPAGPEELDAALLAERLRLFATDWLTVIAGSTSIALNRLAVGHAGTDKRDLGAVVLENGPVAMGRRLAPLLDEGKRRGLLSFEDRDTAFHTFFGLVVRDLQIRLLLGERPVPSHEELAGQARRASEQFMALYGAHGKDGRAPEQNQERK; this is encoded by the coding sequence TTGAGCGAGGCAGGCGGTGAAGGCTGGAGCGAGCGGCAGGGCGAAGTGCTCGACGCGGCGCTGTCGCTGCTCGTCTCTTCGGGCAGCGGGCTGACGATGGCCGCCGTCGCGCGCCGCGCGAACTGTTCCAAGGAAACGCTCTACAAGTGGTTCGGCGGACGCGACGGGCTTCTGACCGCCACCGTCCAGCGACAGGCCTCCAAGGTGCGGGCCGTGCCGGCCGGCCCGGAGGAGCTGGACGCCGCGCTTCTGGCCGAGCGTCTGCGCCTCTTCGCGACAGACTGGCTGACCGTTATCGCAGGCTCCACCTCGATCGCGCTGAACCGTCTGGCGGTCGGCCATGCTGGCACGGACAAGCGCGATCTCGGCGCCGTCGTTCTGGAGAACGGCCCCGTCGCGATGGGGCGCAGGCTGGCGCCGCTCCTCGACGAGGGAAAGCGGCGAGGGCTCCTTTCGTTCGAGGATCGGGACACGGCCTTCCACACCTTCTTCGGCCTCGTCGTGCGTGATCTGCAGATCCGGCTTCTTCTCGGCGAGCGGCCCGTGCCCTCGCACGAGGAGCTGGCAGGCCAAGCGCGGCGGGCGAGCGAGCAGTTCATGGCTCTCTACGGAGCCCATGGGAAAGACGGGCGAGCGCCCGAACAGAACCAAGAGAGGAAATGA
- the ilvC gene encoding ketol-acid reductoisomerase has product MRVYYDRDADLNLIKSRKVAIVGYGSQGRAHALNLKDSGATDVAVALRAGSATAQKAEADGFKVMTVAEAAKWADLMMMATPDELQADIYRDEIAPNIRDGAAIAFAHGLNVHFGLIEPKKTLDVVMIAPKGPGHTVRGEYQKGGGVPCLVAVDQNPSGNALELALSYACGVGGGRSGIIETNFKEECETDLFGEQVVLCGGLVELIRAGFETLVEAGYAPEMAYFECLHEVKLIVDLIYEGGIANMNYSISNTAEWGEYVSGPRIITAETKAEMKRVLTDIQTGKFTSEWMQEYRSGGARFKGIRRNNDAHQIEEVGEKLRGMMPWIKSNALVDKARN; this is encoded by the coding sequence ATGCGGGTCTATTACGATCGCGATGCCGACCTGAACCTGATCAAGAGCCGCAAGGTGGCGATCGTTGGCTATGGCAGCCAGGGGCGCGCCCATGCGCTGAACCTTAAGGATTCCGGCGCGACGGACGTCGCCGTCGCGCTGCGCGCCGGTTCGGCCACCGCCCAGAAGGCAGAGGCCGACGGCTTCAAGGTCATGACCGTCGCCGAGGCGGCGAAGTGGGCCGACCTTATGATGATGGCGACGCCCGACGAACTGCAGGCCGACATCTATCGGGACGAGATCGCCCCGAACATCCGCGATGGCGCGGCGATCGCCTTCGCGCACGGCCTCAACGTGCATTTCGGCCTGATCGAGCCGAAGAAGACGCTCGACGTGGTCATGATCGCGCCCAAGGGCCCGGGCCACACCGTGCGCGGCGAATACCAGAAGGGCGGTGGCGTTCCGTGCCTCGTCGCCGTCGACCAGAATCCTTCGGGCAACGCGCTGGAACTCGCTCTCTCCTACGCCTGCGGCGTCGGCGGCGGGCGTTCGGGCATTATCGAGACCAACTTCAAGGAAGAGTGCGAGACCGATCTCTTCGGCGAGCAGGTCGTCCTGTGCGGCGGCCTCGTCGAGCTCATCCGCGCTGGCTTCGAGACGCTGGTGGAAGCCGGTTATGCCCCGGAGATGGCGTATTTCGAATGTCTGCACGAGGTGAAGCTAATCGTCGACCTCATCTATGAGGGCGGCATCGCCAACATGAACTACTCGATCTCCAACACCGCGGAGTGGGGCGAGTACGTTTCCGGCCCGCGCATCATCACCGCTGAGACGAAGGCGGAGATGAAGCGTGTGCTCACCGACATCCAGACCGGCAAGTTCACCTCTGAGTGGATGCAGGAGTACCGTTCGGGCGGCGCGCGCTTCAAGGGCATCCGCCGCAACAACGACGCGCATCAGATCGAGGAAGTGGGCGAGAAGCTGCGTGGCATGATGCCGTGGATCAAGTCCAACGCGCTCGTCGACAAGGCTCGCAACTAA
- a CDS encoding PilZ domain-containing protein, whose translation MEGTIAAEEHDERRVSPRLRTLKRARVLFNNRFSTIDCVVRNVSKTGALLTVDTAVHLPKTFEVMITGDNNLRPAKLVYRRETFAGIHFLDAAPEEDMEALPAAPAAAVGDGSEGEVVRIVPQLLPSALAAVLPWRYLG comes from the coding sequence ATGGAAGGCACGATCGCAGCCGAGGAGCATGACGAGCGCCGCGTATCGCCGCGCCTGCGCACGCTGAAGCGCGCGCGCGTTCTGTTCAACAACCGCTTCTCCACGATCGATTGCGTCGTGCGCAACGTCTCCAAGACCGGTGCGCTCCTGACGGTGGACACCGCTGTCCATCTGCCGAAGACCTTCGAGGTGATGATCACGGGCGACAACAATCTTCGCCCGGCCAAGCTCGTCTACCGTCGCGAGACGTTCGCCGGCATCCATTTTCTCGACGCCGCCCCCGAAGAGGACATGGAAGCGCTGCCCGCCGCCCCAGCCGCCGCGGTCGGGGACGGCTCCGAGGGCGAGGTCGTGCGGATCGTCCCTCAGCTTCTTCCTTCTGCACTCGCCGCCGTGCTCCCTTGGCGCTATCTCGGCTGA
- a CDS encoding polysaccharide deacetylase family protein has translation MTAIEDPRDEWAALTFALRQRSEAGHPLRVWWRDDDAVRPTPALAKLLDLSRRHELPIVLAVVPAHLDPDLPSALSAASADVTVAQHGFAHRNEAVPPGRAVECGGRRETSAILNDLDDGRQRLAKAFGERFRPIMVPPWNRIEERITERLPSLGYVGLSVFGEEGERRERGFTVANAHLDVLRWKGGARFAGEAKLLRETLGWLERNPADTAAVFGLLTHHLDHDEATWGFLESFLPLLRHFARPVPAFSAPAGEAPYV, from the coding sequence GTGACGGCTATCGAAGATCCGCGCGATGAGTGGGCCGCGCTGACCTTTGCGCTTCGCCAGCGAAGCGAAGCGGGGCACCCCTTGAGGGTCTGGTGGCGCGACGACGACGCGGTGCGTCCGACACCGGCGCTGGCAAAGCTCCTCGACCTGTCTCGCCGCCACGAGCTGCCGATTGTCCTGGCCGTCGTGCCGGCTCATCTCGACCCAGACTTGCCATCGGCCCTTTCAGCGGCAAGCGCCGACGTCACGGTCGCGCAGCACGGCTTCGCGCATCGCAACGAGGCCGTACCCCCGGGGCGCGCCGTGGAATGTGGCGGCCGGCGCGAGACGTCGGCGATCCTCAACGATCTGGACGACGGTCGGCAACGCCTCGCCAAAGCCTTCGGCGAGCGCTTCCGGCCGATCATGGTTCCGCCGTGGAACCGCATCGAAGAGAGGATCACGGAGCGCCTTCCCTCGCTCGGCTATGTCGGCCTCAGCGTGTTTGGCGAGGAGGGCGAGCGACGGGAACGTGGCTTCACGGTGGCGAACGCCCATCTCGATGTCCTGCGTTGGAAGGGCGGGGCACGTTTTGCGGGCGAGGCGAAGCTCCTGCGCGAAACCCTCGGCTGGCTGGAGCGAAACCCCGCCGATACGGCAGCGGTCTTCGGCCTCCTCACCCATCACCTCGACCACGACGAGGCGACGTGGGGCTTTCTCGAGAGCTTTCTGCCGCTCTTGCGGCATTTCGCCCGGCCGGTTCCCGCCTTTTCCGCGCCGGCCGGCGAGGCGCCCTATGTCTGA